TCACCCCGGAAGAATGTAAAATCGGTATCATGCCGGGTTTCATTCATAAAAAGGGGGGGGTGGGCGTGGTTTCGCGCAGCGGCACCTTGACCTATGAGGCGGTCTGGCAGTTGACCGGCTTGGGCTTGGGCCAGTCCACCTGCGTCGGGATCGGGGGCGATCCGGTCAACGGGACAAATTTCGTGGACGTTCTTGAGTTGTTTCAAAAAGACAAGGACACCGAGGCGATCGTCATCATCGGTGAAATCGGCGGCGACGCCGAAGAACGGGCCGCCGAATACATCAAGGCCGCCGGCACGAAACCGGTGGTCGGCTTTATCGCGGGCGTGACCGCCCCCCCCGGTCGTCGGATGGGTCATGCCGGGGCCATCATATCGGGCGGAAAGGGGACCGCCGCCCAAAAGATCGCCACGCTGGAGGAGGCCGGCGTAACCGTCGTCCAGAATCCGGCCGTGATCGGCGAGACCGTAAAAGGTCTTCTCAAAAAAGGCAAAGTCCGGCGAACGAAAACCGCCCGGCCGAAATCGAAAGCGCGCAAATAACCTCCATTTCCCGGAACGAGAGGCCCATGAACCCGGTTGGACGCCGATTCATCGGTTTGGTGATTGGATTGTTCTTGAGCGGGGGCGTGGCCTGGGCGGAGAACGTGCCGCTGATGACGGGAAAAGGACATTTGGGCGTCGGTCTTGAAGCGGAACTCTCCAGCCGGGACATGAAGCTGGACGGACAGAGCGAGCGCGAACGGATAACCCGGCAGGGTATTCAATTGACCTATGGCCTGATGGATCAGCTGGACCTTTACGCGACGGCCGGCCTGGGAAATATAACGTTCGAGGAGGCCAACCTGGACAGCCGTATGCGTCCGTATTTTGGAGTCGGTTTTCGGAGC
The window above is part of the Nitrospiria bacterium genome. Proteins encoded here:
- the sucD gene encoding succinate--CoA ligase subunit alpha gives rise to the protein MSILVGKNTKVIVQGITGREGSFHAAACREYGTKIVGGVTPGKGGTIFEGVPVFNSVFEAVEATGPDVSMIFVPPAFAADAIMEAADAGVGLIVCITEGIPLADMIRARRFLDGKPVRGMASRSVRLIGPNCPGIITPEECKIGIMPGFIHKKGGVGVVSRSGTLTYEAVWQLTGLGLGQSTCVGIGGDPVNGTNFVDVLELFQKDKDTEAIVIIGEIGGDAEERAAEYIKAAGTKPVVGFIAGVTAPPGRRMGHAGAIISGGKGTAAQKIATLEEAGVTVVQNPAVIGETVKGLLKKGKVRRTKTARPKSKARK